The following coding sequences are from one Rhodopirellula islandica window:
- the asnB gene encoding asparagine synthase (glutamine-hydrolyzing) gives MCGITGGLWQREDQAISAELLSRMTTEIAHRGPDDSQIWMDAEHRDATGQPMGVGLGFRRLSIIDVDGARQPLANEDGQVRMVFNGEIYNYEVLRKRLQGAGHQFATQGDGESILHLYEDVGTDCFSSLNGMFAIAIWDARRNRIVLARDRIGQKPLYYSYKNGRLVFASELKALRLVPGVCEEVDPNAIDEFLTYQYIPHPGTIFKGVHKLPPGHFAVLDQRGLRVERYWNFDPSVERPIGREEATEKVRDLLSDSVRLRMRSDVPLGSFLSGGIDSSLITALAGDHTDTALRTFSIGFPVAEFDETRYAAQVAEHLQTDHTRFEVQPSGIEILEKLVWHYDEPYGDSSAVPTWYLSKLTRESVKVALSGDGGDELFAGYERYRALWMSQKIARLFPLNRIPGIGLIQKLPDSNRRRSVIRRAKRFLEAIDQPVVRRYLNWLQIFPESMRASMYNDDFIARLPGNDPVDFLESVWARSEGRDVVTRASTSDILSYLPCDLCTKVDIASMAHGLEVRQPMLDHRFVELAASLPVEHKFRGRRGKLILQDAFGDRIPASIFTRPKMGFGIPIGQWFREDFKPLVHDTMLAQDARINQFFRPEAIAGLVRSHENGEQNHGYRLWNLLVLETWLRQL, from the coding sequence GGACGCCGAGCATCGCGATGCGACCGGCCAACCCATGGGGGTTGGGCTGGGATTTCGACGCTTGTCGATCATCGACGTGGACGGCGCACGCCAACCACTTGCCAACGAAGACGGCCAGGTCCGGATGGTCTTCAACGGGGAGATCTACAACTACGAAGTGCTGCGAAAACGCTTGCAGGGCGCTGGGCACCAATTCGCAACGCAAGGTGACGGCGAATCGATCCTGCACCTCTATGAAGATGTGGGGACGGACTGTTTCTCGTCGCTCAACGGGATGTTCGCCATCGCGATTTGGGATGCCAGACGCAACCGAATCGTTCTCGCTCGAGATCGCATTGGTCAAAAACCGCTTTACTATTCGTACAAGAATGGGCGTTTGGTTTTTGCCAGCGAACTGAAAGCACTTCGATTGGTGCCTGGCGTTTGTGAGGAAGTGGATCCCAACGCAATCGATGAGTTCTTGACTTATCAATACATCCCCCATCCAGGAACCATTTTCAAAGGCGTTCACAAACTACCGCCTGGCCATTTCGCGGTCTTGGACCAGCGTGGGCTTCGAGTGGAACGGTACTGGAACTTTGATCCATCGGTGGAACGTCCAATCGGTCGGGAAGAGGCCACTGAAAAAGTTCGCGACTTGCTTTCCGACTCGGTGCGGTTGCGAATGCGCAGTGACGTTCCGCTGGGATCGTTTTTGTCAGGCGGAATTGACTCGTCGTTGATCACGGCCTTGGCGGGCGATCACACCGACACCGCCCTGCGAACGTTCAGCATCGGGTTCCCCGTCGCGGAATTTGACGAGACACGCTACGCCGCGCAGGTGGCGGAACACTTGCAAACCGACCACACCCGGTTTGAGGTCCAACCCAGCGGCATCGAGATTCTTGAAAAGCTGGTTTGGCACTACGACGAACCCTACGGTGATTCATCTGCGGTGCCAACTTGGTACTTGTCGAAACTCACCCGCGAAAGCGTCAAGGTGGCGTTGTCGGGCGATGGTGGCGACGAACTGTTTGCTGGCTACGAGCGTTACCGAGCTCTTTGGATGAGTCAAAAAATTGCTCGCCTGTTTCCACTGAACCGCATCCCCGGGATTGGACTGATTCAAAAACTTCCCGATTCGAATCGCCGCCGCTCGGTCATCCGGCGAGCCAAGCGTTTCTTGGAAGCGATCGACCAACCCGTCGTTCGGCGTTATCTGAATTGGTTGCAGATCTTTCCCGAATCGATGCGGGCGTCGATGTACAACGATGACTTCATCGCACGATTGCCCGGGAATGACCCCGTCGACTTTCTGGAATCCGTTTGGGCTCGCAGTGAAGGGCGAGACGTTGTCACGCGAGCCTCCACCTCAGACATCCTTTCGTACTTGCCGTGCGATTTGTGCACCAAAGTCGATATCGCATCGATGGCTCACGGTTTGGAAGTTCGCCAACCGATGCTCGATCATCGTTTCGTTGAGTTGGCGGCCTCCCTTCCCGTGGAGCACAAGTTCCGTGGGCGACGCGGGAAGCTGATTCTGCAAGATGCCTTTGGTGATCGGATTCCTGCCTCGATCTTCACTCGTCCCAAAATGGGCTTCGGGATCCCAATCGGGCAATGGTTCCGGGAGGACTTCAAACCGTTGGTCCACGACACGATGCTGGCTCAAGACGCTCGAATCAATCAATTTTTCCGCCCCGAGGCCATCGCGGGTTTGGTCCGGTCCCATGAAAACGGCGAGCAAAATCATGGGTATCGACTTTGGAATTTGCTGGTTTTGGAAACCTGGCTGCGTCAGCTTTAG